The Drosophila virilis strain 15010-1051.87 unplaced genomic scaffold, Dvir_AGI_RSII-ME tig00000004, whole genome shotgun sequence sequence CCGCTGaaaagaagaaacaagaaGACGAGGCTCAAAAGAAAAGGTGCGAAGAGGAAGCTcttaagaaaaaagaagaggctctaaaaaataaatgcgaaGCGGAAGCTCAGCAGAAAAAGTGCCAAGAACTTAAGAAAAAGGCGGAAGAGGACGCTCTCAGAAAAAGgtgtgaaatgaaaaaaattcaaGATGCCGCTGATAAGaagaaacaagaagaagaggcTCTAAAA is a genomic window containing:
- the LOC116651840 gene encoding axoneme-associated protein mst101(1)-like; the protein is MKKLQDAAEKKKQEDEAQKKRCEEEALKKKEEALKNKCEAEAQQKKCQELKKKAEEDALRKRCEMKKIQDAADKKKQEEEALKKKCEEEAQQKKCQELKKKEEEDALRKGAK